The window TTTCGATGCAATAGCGTAAGACGGATTGCGGGCGGGGCTCCGAACGCCCGCCCGCATTCGTCCGGCGCCCGGGGCACCGATGCTTAGTCAGATCCTGGATCAGGTGTTCCGCCGCGAATCGGGCCGCGTCCTGGCGGGATTGATTCGCCGCCTGGGCGATTTCGATCTGGCTGAGGACGCCCTTCAGGACGCGTGCGCGAAAGCGCTGGAGGCGTGGTCGCGAGATGAGCTGCCGGACAACCCCGGCGCCTGGCTCGCGGCCGTGGCGCAGCGGCGGGGAGTGGACGTCCTCCGTCGTCGCAAGCCCACGCAGCCCCTGCCCGACGTGCCGGCCCGGGACGACGAACCGGATCCCGTGACGCCCGCAACCAGCGTCGGCGACGACCGCCTCCGATTGCTATTCACCTGCTGCCACCCGGCGCTCGGGCACACGGCCCAGATCGCCCTCGCCTTGCGCACGCTCGGCGGGTTGACCACCCGGGAAATCGCGCGGGCCTTCCTCGAACCGGAACCGACGACCGCACAGCGCCTCGTCCGGGTGAAACAGAAGATCCGCGAGGCCGCCATCCCGTATGAAATTCCGGGAAAGGCCGACCTGCCCGAGCGGTTCACCGCCGTCCTCGAAGTCGTGTACCTGATTTTCAACGAGGGGTACGCGGCGACGGACGCGGCCGGGTTACTCCGCCCGGACTTGTGTACGGAGGCCATCCGCCTCGCCCGCCTCGTGGTGGAATTGCTTCCGGACGAACCGGAAGCCCGCGGGTTGCTCGCCCTCGTCCTCCTGACGGACGCCCGGCGGGCCGCGCGGGTCGGTCCCGACGGCGAGCCCGTTCCCCTTGAAGAACAAGACCGCACGGTGTGGGACCGTGCCGCGATCACGGAAGGGACGGCCGTACTCGATGCCGCGCTCCTGTACCGCCGACCGGGGCCGTACCAAATCCAGGCCGCGATCGCGGCACTCCACGGGGCCGCCCCGACCGCCGACCGGACGGATTGGTTCCAGATCACCGGGCTGTACGCCGCCTTACTTCGTCAGACGCCGACGCCGGTCGTGGAGTTGAACGCCGCGGTCGCGGTGGCGATGACCGGACAGCTTCAGAGCGGGCTGGACTGGATCGCATCCTTGGAAAACCGGGGACTCCTGATCGACTACTACCTGCTCCCGGCCGCGAAGGCCGAACTCCTCCGCCGCGCGAGCCGTCTGGCCGAGGCCGCGGGGGCGT is drawn from Fimbriiglobus ruber and contains these coding sequences:
- a CDS encoding RNA polymerase sigma factor, which encodes MLSQILDQVFRRESGRVLAGLIRRLGDFDLAEDALQDACAKALEAWSRDELPDNPGAWLAAVAQRRGVDVLRRRKPTQPLPDVPARDDEPDPVTPATSVGDDRLRLLFTCCHPALGHTAQIALALRTLGGLTTREIARAFLEPEPTTAQRLVRVKQKIREAAIPYEIPGKADLPERFTAVLEVVYLIFNEGYAATDAAGLLRPDLCTEAIRLARLVVELLPDEPEARGLLALVLLTDARRAARVGPDGEPVPLEEQDRTVWDRAAITEGTAVLDAALLYRRPGPYQIQAAIAALHGAAPTADRTDWFQITGLYAALLRQTPTPVVELNAAVAVAMTGQLQSGLDWIASLENRGLLIDYYLLPAAKAELLRRASRLAEAAGAYERALELARNPAERGYLQRRLREVSGSDDTMTLK